In Nitrobacteraceae bacterium AZCC 1564, the following proteins share a genomic window:
- a CDS encoding branched-chain amino acid transport system substrate-binding protein (product_source=KO:K01999; cath_funfam=3.40.50.2300; cleavage_site_network=SignalP-noTM; cog=COG0683; ko=KO:K01999; pfam=PF13458; superfamily=53822): MSILSILRDCRPLKAASGLTALCLPITLAGHAFAADPTPIKIGVIAEAQAIAGASIPQAAQMAAEEINAKGGVDGRKIEIVTYDNHSSSADSVRAFQRAVNEDKVNAVISSFISEVVLALEPWASRLKTPLITPGAASNEISKSVHKDYEKNKYTFHGYLTSAALALSVCDAAKELLVDGKKMKTAVIMSEDAAWTKPLDVGYEECLPKVGLKVLDHIRFSPDTTDFTPIFNKIEGTKPDVIITGISHVGVQPTVQWKNQQVPIPMLGISSQATNSTFGKDTNNAADGVLYQSVSGPDVAVTSKSIPFTDNFKKKFGNYPSYAGYTAYDEVYFIADAVKRAGTTDADKLVAALEKTDWEGTIGRVQFYGKDDEFTHSIKYGKGLITGLLLQWQDGKQVSVWPKEVAKGELKFPDFIKTTTH, from the coding sequence ATGTCGATTTTATCTATCTTGCGTGATTGCAGGCCATTGAAAGCTGCATCTGGATTGACGGCGTTGTGCCTGCCGATCACGTTGGCTGGACATGCGTTTGCCGCTGACCCGACTCCGATTAAGATTGGTGTTATTGCAGAAGCTCAAGCGATCGCAGGCGCTTCCATTCCGCAGGCCGCGCAAATGGCGGCCGAAGAAATCAATGCCAAGGGTGGCGTTGATGGACGAAAGATCGAAATCGTCACCTACGACAATCACAGTTCATCGGCAGATTCAGTCCGCGCATTTCAGCGCGCCGTCAACGAAGATAAAGTCAACGCCGTTATTTCGAGCTTTATCAGTGAAGTCGTTCTTGCCCTTGAGCCCTGGGCCTCGCGCCTGAAGACCCCGCTGATCACGCCCGGCGCGGCGTCCAACGAGATCAGCAAGAGCGTTCACAAGGATTATGAAAAGAACAAGTATACATTCCACGGCTATTTGACGTCCGCGGCTTTGGCTTTGTCAGTTTGCGACGCAGCGAAAGAATTGCTTGTGGACGGCAAGAAGATGAAAACCGCGGTGATCATGAGCGAGGATGCTGCATGGACCAAGCCACTCGACGTTGGCTATGAGGAATGCCTGCCGAAGGTGGGCCTGAAGGTTCTCGATCACATCCGCTTTTCCCCTGACACCACGGACTTCACGCCTATCTTCAACAAGATCGAAGGCACGAAGCCGGACGTCATCATTACCGGCATCTCGCACGTTGGCGTGCAACCGACGGTGCAATGGAAGAACCAGCAGGTGCCGATCCCAATGCTCGGCATTAGCTCGCAGGCAACGAACAGCACTTTTGGCAAGGATACCAACAACGCCGCTGATGGTGTGCTCTATCAGAGCGTGTCCGGCCCTGATGTGGCTGTGACGTCAAAGTCGATCCCGTTTACCGACAATTTCAAGAAGAAGTTCGGCAATTATCCGTCCTATGCCGGTTACACGGCATATGATGAGGTCTACTTCATAGCGGATGCGGTGAAGCGGGCTGGCACGACAGATGCCGACAAGCTGGTCGCAGCACTTGAGAAGACCGATTGGGAAGGCACCATCGGCCGCGTTCAGTTTTATGGTAAGGATGATGAGTTCACTCACTCGATCAAGTACGGCAAAGGCTTGATCACGGGACTTCTGCTTCAGTGGCAGGATGGCAAACAGGTCAGCGTCTGGCCGAAAGAAGTTGCCAAAGGTGAGCTGAAGTTCCCGGACTTCATCAAAACCACCACGCATTGA
- a CDS encoding branched-chain amino acid transport system permease protein (product_source=KO:K01998; cog=COG4177; ko=KO:K01998; pfam=PF02653; transmembrane_helix_parts=Outside_1_9,TMhelix_10_42,Inside_43_48,TMhelix_49_71,Outside_72_80,TMhelix_81_103,Inside_104_109,TMhelix_110_132,Outside_133_146,TMhelix_147_169,Inside_170_202,TMhelix_203_225,Outside_226_228,TMhelix_229_248,Inside_249_252,TMhelix_253_270,Outside_271_279,TMhelix_280_302,Inside_303_307), translating into MRLFTSRLFWIAVAVIAIASTLPLYVSGYILGLLTVAYYFGVFAMSWDLLFGFAGEVNFGPTFLIGVGAYTAGILNNQYGWSVYLCIVLGAAASVLAGLVLALPALRVRGPYFGLTTLVAVLMLQNFIVVFAELTGGEIGLTIPDVIAINANTNYWIALGFMTISGAILFGLSRSPVGLVLQASGQDPVQAGALGFNIIKHKLAAFIVSAFFSGLSGALLVFYFGTASVGTVVDVGVGVQVIVAAVLGGRRTVLGAALGAIFLICAGELLRPLGELATFVVSAVALVVILFFPNGFLGSILSRGARA; encoded by the coding sequence ATGCGTCTGTTTACTTCGCGCCTTTTCTGGATCGCGGTCGCAGTCATCGCTATTGCGTCCACCTTGCCGCTCTATGTCTCGGGCTACATTCTCGGCTTGCTGACCGTCGCCTATTACTTCGGCGTCTTTGCCATGTCCTGGGATCTGCTGTTTGGCTTCGCCGGGGAGGTGAATTTCGGGCCAACATTCCTGATCGGCGTCGGTGCCTACACCGCGGGTATTCTCAACAATCAGTACGGTTGGTCGGTCTATCTCTGCATTGTGCTCGGTGCCGCAGCTTCTGTCCTCGCCGGTCTTGTGCTTGCTTTGCCTGCGTTGCGGGTGCGTGGTCCGTATTTCGGCCTGACCACGCTCGTGGCAGTGCTGATGTTGCAAAACTTTATCGTCGTGTTTGCGGAGTTGACCGGCGGTGAGATTGGTCTGACCATCCCAGATGTCATCGCCATCAATGCGAATACCAATTACTGGATCGCACTTGGATTCATGACAATCAGCGGAGCAATTCTGTTTGGTCTGTCCCGCTCACCAGTTGGCCTCGTTCTTCAGGCCAGCGGACAGGATCCCGTCCAGGCGGGTGCGCTCGGGTTCAACATCATCAAGCACAAACTGGCGGCTTTCATTGTCAGCGCCTTCTTCTCCGGTCTTTCTGGTGCTCTGCTCGTATTCTACTTCGGCACGGCGTCCGTCGGAACGGTTGTTGACGTTGGCGTCGGCGTGCAGGTGATCGTCGCGGCAGTATTGGGTGGCCGGCGAACCGTGCTTGGCGCTGCACTCGGCGCCATCTTTCTGATCTGCGCTGGTGAACTTCTCAGGCCGCTCGGCGAACTGGCCACGTTTGTTGTGTCTGCCGTCGCACTTGTCGTCATTCTGTTCTTCCCGAATGGATTTTTGGGATCAATTCTGTCTCGGGGAGCACGCGCATGA
- a CDS encoding branched-chain amino acid transport system permease protein (product_source=KO:K01997; cog=COG0559; ko=KO:K01997; pfam=PF02653; transmembrane_helix_parts=Outside_1_9,TMhelix_10_32,Inside_33_33,TMhelix_34_56,Outside_57_60,TMhelix_61_83,Inside_84_98,TMhelix_99_121,Outside_122_146,TMhelix_147_164,Inside_165_193,TMhelix_194_216,Outside_217_230,TMhelix_231_253,Inside_254_259,TMhelix_260_282,Outside_283_291): MLVLQILIDGFAISSLYALGATGFTLIFGVSGVLNLSHGALMVTAAVAAWAASSVLQFNTYAGALIGVLTALVAAIATYFIVVQPIQRSRSIPSEEKEIFVLTATLLWGIMLQELIAYLFTNNAKTVLPIVAGVVDILGVRTPRNEIFTAIVCCVVIGLLWLLVNRTRTGKAVLAASMNPRGVTLLGLELNNIYIAVWAIYGILAGIAGVLLGMFLGVSSYSVGPLTASAFSIVVLGGLGSVSGSLIAAFVVGYLETFTAYVVSPAYRTIPALLLLVAVMYIRPQGLLGRR; this comes from the coding sequence ATGCTTGTCTTACAGATTCTGATCGATGGCTTTGCCATCAGTTCGCTTTATGCGCTGGGTGCGACCGGATTTACACTGATCTTCGGCGTCTCAGGCGTACTGAACCTTTCTCATGGTGCATTGATGGTGACCGCTGCGGTTGCCGCGTGGGCAGCATCCAGCGTTTTGCAATTCAATACCTACGCCGGTGCTTTGATCGGGGTTCTCACGGCATTAGTCGCCGCAATCGCGACCTACTTTATTGTCGTGCAACCCATCCAGCGATCTCGCAGCATCCCGTCGGAAGAGAAGGAGATTTTCGTTCTGACGGCCACACTTCTCTGGGGCATCATGCTTCAGGAGCTGATTGCTTATCTCTTCACGAATAACGCGAAGACCGTGCTGCCCATCGTGGCAGGTGTCGTCGATATCTTGGGCGTCCGCACACCGCGGAACGAAATCTTCACAGCGATTGTTTGCTGTGTGGTCATCGGGCTCCTCTGGTTGCTTGTGAACCGCACACGCACTGGTAAGGCCGTGCTGGCCGCTTCGATGAACCCGAGGGGAGTAACGCTGCTCGGCCTCGAACTGAATAACATCTACATCGCGGTCTGGGCGATTTACGGAATTCTAGCGGGTATAGCCGGCGTATTGCTCGGAATGTTTCTCGGCGTGAGCTCCTACAGTGTAGGTCCCCTGACGGCGAGTGCATTCTCGATCGTCGTGCTCGGCGGTCTTGGCAGCGTGTCGGGCTCATTGATCGCCGCCTTCGTAGTCGGATATCTCGAAACCTTCACCGCCTATGTTGTTTCCCCAGCCTACCGGACGATTCCTGCGCTGCTTCTCCTGGTCGCTGTGATGTACATCCGCCCGCAGGGCCTTCTCGGGAGGAGATAA
- a CDS encoding hypothetical protein (product_source=Hypo-rule applied; transmembrane_helix_parts=Outside_1_27,TMhelix_28_50,Inside_51_51): protein MREQFYDPFGEEAVDATTSRAPIASAPSYVGIATFWCIVIALVAVRVFYFG from the coding sequence ATGCGCGAACAATTTTACGATCCGTTTGGTGAAGAGGCTGTCGATGCGACGACATCCCGCGCTCCGATCGCAAGCGCACCCTCATATGTGGGCATCGCGACATTCTGGTGCATCGTGATCGCATTGGTGGCCGTACGGGTCTTTTATTTCGGCTGA
- a CDS encoding branched-chain amino acid transport system ATP-binding protein (product_source=KO:K01996; cath_funfam=3.40.50.300; cog=COG0410; ko=KO:K01996; pfam=PF00005; smart=SM00382; superfamily=52540), producing the protein MTVAEGNAPILQVRGLTKRFGGLTAVKNLSFDLKEGEIFGLIGPNGSGKSTAMKSIMGIERPTAGNVILNGEDLAGRPSHEIARRGFGMVFQHSRPLNRQTVLENIMVALLPDSLFKLFADRALIERARWIAQRVGLEKVIDRKPPTLPFADLRRLELAKAIARDPKVVLVDEPFAGLTSAEVGVFSDLIRSFRDEGRAVMLVDHNVKSVAALVDRVLAMYLGEEIVTGRAEDVMKNETVRRVYLGGTIQTSARPESSFTDKQPLLQVENIGVHYGKAQALENVSIHVHEGEFVSVVGLNGAGKTTLFNTISGLLPYTGKVIRAGENLRGKSPAKIARSGVVHCPETRELFGEMTVRENLDLGGQHLDKAAQEKQLAWLFDLFPILKQRQGQLAQTLSGGEQQMLAIGRALMMQPRILILDEPTLGLAPIILEQLSKALEKLRQTTSITVLLGEQNVTFALPHADRVYVLEHARIVWEGGPKEFAESAGANFL; encoded by the coding sequence ATGACCGTCGCGGAAGGCAATGCACCGATCCTTCAGGTCCGCGGCCTGACAAAGCGCTTTGGCGGCCTGACGGCCGTCAAGAACCTGAGTTTCGATCTGAAGGAAGGGGAGATCTTCGGATTAATCGGACCGAACGGCTCTGGAAAGTCGACTGCAATGAAGTCGATCATGGGCATCGAGCGCCCGACCGCAGGCAATGTCATCTTGAATGGGGAAGACCTCGCGGGCCGGCCGTCGCACGAAATCGCGCGCCGCGGTTTTGGCATGGTCTTTCAGCATTCGCGGCCGCTCAATCGCCAGACTGTTCTCGAAAACATCATGGTCGCCTTGCTGCCGGACAGCCTGTTTAAGCTGTTCGCCGATCGCGCGCTGATCGAACGCGCACGCTGGATTGCCCAGCGCGTTGGACTTGAGAAAGTCATCGATCGCAAACCGCCGACGCTTCCGTTCGCGGATTTGCGTCGCCTCGAGCTTGCGAAAGCCATCGCTCGGGATCCGAAGGTCGTTCTTGTGGACGAACCTTTTGCGGGCCTGACGTCAGCGGAGGTTGGGGTCTTCTCGGACCTGATCCGAAGTTTCCGGGACGAAGGCCGCGCCGTGATGCTGGTCGATCACAACGTCAAGAGCGTTGCGGCCCTCGTCGACCGGGTGCTTGCTATGTATTTGGGCGAGGAGATTGTCACGGGGCGTGCCGAAGACGTGATGAAGAATGAAACCGTCCGCCGGGTCTATCTCGGCGGTACGATCCAGACCTCCGCCCGGCCGGAATCCAGCTTTACCGATAAGCAGCCGCTGCTTCAGGTCGAGAATATCGGCGTTCATTACGGCAAGGCTCAGGCGTTGGAAAACGTCTCGATCCATGTGCATGAAGGCGAGTTCGTTTCGGTCGTTGGTCTCAACGGTGCCGGAAAGACAACCCTATTCAATACGATTTCCGGACTGTTGCCTTATACCGGCAAGGTCATCCGCGCCGGTGAAAACCTGCGTGGCAAGTCGCCGGCAAAGATCGCACGAAGCGGGGTGGTGCATTGTCCGGAAACGCGTGAGCTGTTCGGTGAGATGACCGTTCGCGAGAACCTCGATCTCGGCGGTCAGCATCTGGACAAAGCGGCGCAGGAGAAGCAACTCGCCTGGCTATTTGATCTGTTTCCGATTTTGAAACAGCGCCAAGGTCAACTGGCGCAGACGCTGAGCGGTGGTGAGCAGCAAATGCTCGCCATCGGCCGTGCATTGATGATGCAGCCGAGGATCCTCATTCTGGATGAACCGACGCTGGGTCTGGCTCCCATTATTCTGGAGCAGTTGTCCAAGGCACTTGAAAAGCTGCGCCAAACCACATCGATCACAGTGCTGCTCGGCGAGCAGAATGTGACCTTTGCGCTTCCCCATGCGGACCGTGTTTATGTTCTTGAGCATGCACGGATCGTCTGGGAGGGGGGTCCCAAGGAGTTTGCAGAGTCAGCGGGGGCGAATTTCCTGTAA
- a CDS encoding hypothetical protein (product_source=Hypo-rule applied; smart=SM00150; superfamily=46966) — protein MSDYSALSTSEIEGRIAVLRYNIRQLTEQAAASSGAADEERTSNRIAQQAEELEALLQERDKRLKR, from the coding sequence ATGAGCGATTACAGCGCGCTTTCGACGTCGGAGATCGAGGGCCGGATTGCAGTCCTTCGCTATAATATTCGACAGCTCACGGAACAAGCCGCAGCAAGCTCTGGGGCGGCTGACGAAGAGCGAACTTCAAACCGGATCGCACAGCAAGCTGAAGAGCTTGAAGCTTTGTTGCAGGAGCGAGACAAGCGACTGAAGCGCTGA